The Corynebacterium tuberculostearicum genome window below encodes:
- a CDS encoding M18 family aminopeptidase, translating into MSYTAGFLDFIAASPSSYHASDEVSRQLREAGFEVQDEGTQWSAAPGGHVMVRGGAVAAWYVPEGADKNSGFRIVGSHTDSPGLVLKPTPDFSAAGWQQVAVEIYGGALLHTWFDRELTVAGQIVTRDGTRHLVNTGPVLRLPSLAIHLYRKDEFKPDRQHNMQPVLSVGDPEASILQVVGEKVGVAKQDIASFNLITADAARGEVFGAGEQFIAAGRMDNLSSVHASLAAMKKAAEEYQGKDILVMMAFDHEEVGSSSRYGAGGPILADVLTRTARALGANEEERFQMFSRSSCVSADAAHSVHPNYVGKHDPTHHPIIGKGPVTKINGNQRYASDATTVALWEAACEKAGVPAQRFVGNNDVPCGSTIGPITATRLGIDTVDVGVPMLSMHSAREMVGERDQVWLAQALEAYLVG; encoded by the coding sequence ATGAGTTATACCGCAGGTTTCCTAGATTTCATTGCTGCTTCTCCTTCTTCGTACCACGCTTCCGATGAGGTATCCCGCCAGCTGCGCGAGGCGGGATTTGAGGTACAGGATGAGGGAACGCAGTGGTCCGCTGCGCCTGGCGGCCACGTCATGGTGCGCGGCGGCGCGGTAGCGGCGTGGTACGTGCCAGAGGGCGCGGATAAGAATTCTGGTTTCCGCATCGTGGGGTCGCATACGGACTCGCCGGGCTTGGTTCTTAAGCCCACGCCGGACTTTTCCGCAGCCGGCTGGCAGCAGGTGGCAGTGGAGATCTATGGCGGTGCGCTGCTGCATACCTGGTTTGACCGGGAGCTGACCGTGGCCGGGCAGATTGTCACCAGGGACGGCACGCGGCACCTAGTCAATACTGGCCCGGTACTGCGCCTTCCGTCCCTGGCAATTCACCTCTACCGCAAGGACGAGTTCAAGCCGGATCGCCAGCACAACATGCAGCCGGTTTTGAGTGTGGGTGACCCGGAGGCGTCCATATTGCAGGTAGTGGGGGAGAAGGTGGGCGTCGCCAAGCAGGATATTGCTTCCTTCAACCTGATTACGGCCGATGCCGCTCGCGGCGAAGTCTTTGGAGCGGGCGAGCAGTTCATCGCGGCAGGACGCATGGATAACCTTTCTTCCGTACATGCCTCGTTGGCAGCGATGAAGAAGGCCGCCGAGGAATATCAGGGCAAGGACATCTTGGTCATGATGGCCTTTGACCACGAAGAGGTAGGCTCCAGCTCGCGGTACGGCGCGGGCGGTCCCATCCTGGCGGATGTGCTGACCCGCACGGCGCGGGCGCTGGGGGCCAATGAGGAGGAACGCTTCCAGATGTTCTCCCGCTCGAGCTGTGTCTCGGCCGATGCCGCGCATTCGGTGCACCCAAACTACGTGGGCAAGCACGATCCCACGCACCACCCGATCATCGGCAAGGGCCCGGTGACCAAGATCAACGGCAACCAGCGTTATGCCTCCGATGCCACCACGGTGGCGTTATGGGAAGCAGCATGCGAGAAGGCAGGCGTGCCGGCGCAGCGGTTTGTGGGCAATAATGATGTGCCCTGTGGCTCGACCATTGGTCCCATTACGGCGACGCGTTTGGGCATCGATACTGTGGATGTGGGCGTGCCCATGCTGTCCATGCACTCGGCGCGTGAAATGGTGGGCGAGCGGGACCAAGTATGGCTCGCGCAGGCACTTGAGGCATACTTGGTGGGATAG
- a CDS encoding RecB family exonuclease, with translation MATSSTPRPLALSPSRASDYKQCPLLYRFRAIDKLPEPKTIAQVKGTLVHAVLEEMHKLPRDERTYPAAVKMIKPSWAEMTAKDEELVELVPEEDTYDFFVAARELLKGYFQMENPQGFDCQETEMYVNTVLPNGVPVRGFIDRVDRAPTGEVRVVDYKTGKKPLPRYSQDAQFQMRFYALVYWRILGTIPHQLRLMYLKVLDSMFLMPNREELEYFERDLGELWAKIEADGRAGDFRPKPSKLCGWCAHQDLCPEFGGTPPQYPGWPGSAADTKD, from the coding sequence ATGGCTACTTCATCTACACCCCGCCCACTCGCCTTGTCGCCCTCGCGCGCCTCCGACTATAAGCAGTGCCCGCTGCTCTATCGCTTCCGCGCCATTGACAAGTTGCCCGAGCCCAAGACCATCGCGCAGGTCAAAGGAACCCTCGTGCACGCAGTCCTGGAAGAAATGCACAAGCTACCCCGCGACGAGCGCACCTATCCTGCCGCGGTGAAGATGATTAAGCCCTCCTGGGCAGAGATGACCGCCAAAGACGAGGAACTTGTAGAGCTCGTGCCAGAAGAAGACACCTACGACTTCTTCGTCGCTGCCAGGGAACTGCTCAAAGGATATTTCCAGATGGAAAACCCACAAGGCTTTGATTGCCAAGAAACCGAGATGTACGTCAACACGGTCCTGCCCAATGGCGTCCCCGTCCGTGGCTTCATCGACCGCGTGGACCGCGCCCCAACCGGCGAGGTCCGAGTCGTGGATTATAAGACCGGCAAGAAGCCACTTCCCCGCTATTCCCAGGATGCACAGTTCCAGATGCGCTTTTATGCGCTGGTCTACTGGCGCATTCTAGGCACCATTCCCCACCAGTTGCGCCTGATGTACCTCAAGGTGTTGGACTCGATGTTTCTTATGCCTAACCGAGAGGAGCTCGAATACTTCGAGCGCGATCTCGGCGAGCTGTGGGCCAAAATTGAGGCCGATGGGCGCGCCGGGGACTTCCGTCCGAAGCCATCCAAGCTCTGCGGCTGGTGCGCCCACCAGGATCTCTGCCCGGAGTTTGGCGGCACTCCGCCGCAGTACCCGGGCTGGCCGGGTTCCGCGGCGGATACAAAGGACTAG
- a CDS encoding formate--tetrahydrofolate ligase, with protein MTTQPSDVEIAQAHHVQPIAEIAAKAGIPADAVIPYGTTKAKVDITKVDYSKENQGKLVLVTGVSPTPAGEGKSTVLIGLTDALDQLGKKAIVALREPSQGPVMGIKGGAAGGGYAQIVPMEDINLHFTGDFHAITSATNTLAAIIDNHIHQGNALGIDPRRVTWQRCMDVNDRALRNVVTGLGGPAHGVPAETGFTITAASEIMAILCLATNLEDLKKRLGDITIGFTYDQRPVTARDLNAEGALTALMRDALNPNLVQTLGGVPALVHGGPFANIAHGCNSLLATHTALQFGDIVLSEAGFGSDLGGEKFVDIKARFGDLDVAGAVVVATIRSQKYNGGVAKDKLTEENLDALKAGIVNLERHVENLRKFGIKPVVALNLFWSDTEAEREFMRQWAEDFGVALEEANVWSEGGAGATTLAETLLENLQGGAKQLYDPQAGIEASIETIAREIYRADRVEYGAKALKDLKYIQDNGWDKLPVVISKTQYSFSDDASALGAPEGHTLHVRELLPRTGSGFIVVLTGNVMTMPGLPKKPAANNIDVDKQGTISGLF; from the coding sequence ATGACTACTCAGCCATCCGATGTTGAAATTGCCCAAGCCCACCACGTCCAGCCAATCGCGGAGATTGCGGCCAAGGCGGGCATTCCTGCCGACGCCGTGATTCCCTACGGCACCACCAAAGCCAAGGTAGATATCACCAAGGTGGACTATTCCAAGGAAAACCAGGGCAAGCTGGTGCTTGTCACCGGCGTATCGCCCACACCTGCCGGCGAGGGCAAGTCCACCGTACTCATCGGCCTTACCGACGCCCTAGATCAGTTGGGCAAGAAGGCCATCGTTGCCCTGCGCGAGCCCTCCCAAGGACCAGTGATGGGTATTAAGGGCGGCGCGGCTGGCGGCGGCTATGCACAGATTGTCCCCATGGAGGACATCAATCTTCACTTCACCGGCGATTTTCATGCCATTACCTCTGCAACCAACACCCTGGCCGCCATCATTGATAACCACATCCACCAAGGCAACGCCCTGGGCATCGACCCGCGGCGCGTGACATGGCAGCGGTGCATGGACGTCAACGACCGTGCCCTGCGCAACGTGGTGACCGGTCTGGGCGGGCCAGCTCACGGTGTGCCTGCAGAAACCGGTTTCACCATTACCGCGGCCTCCGAAATCATGGCCATCTTGTGCTTGGCCACGAACCTCGAGGACCTAAAGAAGCGCCTCGGCGATATCACCATCGGCTTCACTTATGATCAGCGCCCTGTTACTGCGCGTGATTTGAATGCGGAAGGTGCGCTCACAGCGCTCATGCGTGATGCCCTCAACCCCAACCTTGTACAGACCCTTGGCGGCGTGCCGGCCTTGGTGCACGGTGGGCCATTCGCCAATATTGCGCACGGCTGCAACTCCCTGCTGGCAACCCACACCGCACTGCAATTCGGCGATATCGTCTTAAGCGAGGCTGGGTTCGGTTCCGACCTAGGCGGAGAAAAGTTCGTCGACATCAAGGCGCGCTTTGGCGACCTAGATGTTGCTGGCGCCGTGGTCGTTGCCACCATCCGCTCGCAGAAATACAACGGCGGTGTGGCCAAGGATAAGCTCACCGAGGAAAACCTGGATGCCCTCAAGGCGGGCATAGTCAACCTAGAGCGACACGTAGAAAACCTGCGCAAGTTCGGGATCAAGCCAGTTGTAGCGCTCAACCTCTTCTGGTCCGATACCGAAGCAGAACGCGAGTTCATGCGGCAGTGGGCCGAAGACTTCGGAGTGGCCTTGGAGGAAGCCAATGTATGGTCCGAGGGCGGCGCGGGCGCTACCACGCTGGCAGAGACTTTGCTGGAGAACCTGCAGGGCGGCGCCAAGCAGCTCTACGATCCGCAGGCGGGAATCGAGGCTTCCATCGAGACCATCGCGCGCGAGATCTATCGCGCAGACCGTGTGGAATACGGGGCAAAGGCGCTCAAGGATCTTAAGTACATCCAGGACAATGGCTGGGACAAGCTGCCCGTGGTCATCTCCAAGACGCAGTACTCCTTCAGCGACGATGCCTCCGCCCTGGGGGCGCCGGAAGGCCATACGCTGCACGTGCGCGAATTGCTGCCGCGTACCGGTTCGGGATTTATCGTCGTGCTCACAGGCAACGTCATGACGATGCCGGGGCTGCCGAAGAAGCCGGCGGCCAATAATATCGACGTCGATAAGCAGGGCACTATTTCGGGCCTCTTCTAG
- a CDS encoding anaerobic C4-dicarboxylate transporter yields the protein MVIVHIVIVLAAIFLGARIGSIGIGMAGGLGVLALGLTGVPITREDIPFDVIGIIMTVIAAIAAMQRAGGMDYLVHIAEKFLRKNPKRITFYAPIVTWLMTVLAGTGHTAFSTLPVIVEVAKEGKVRPSRPLSIAVVASQMAICASPISAAVVLLASLLEPAGAGYLQVLAVVIPATFLSIFPAAWIANKFGKELEDDPVYQERKAQGLVKEPLGAENFQPQKGAKASVLVFLVAIVIVMAWATLTSEQVGLIAEPTLPRNEAIMTVMLTAATIIVMMTKIPAGDVLNTPVFKSGMSACICVLGVAWLGTSLINHYMDDIQSMAGSVIESSPWLLAVVLFFAAALLYSQAATTKALMPAALALGVSPLTAVAAFPAVSALFILPTYPTLLAAVEMDDTGSTRIGKAVFNHPFLIPGTVSIVVSVLLGYAFGLVIL from the coding sequence ATGGTTATTGTTCATATAGTCATCGTTCTCGCCGCCATTTTCTTGGGCGCGAGGATTGGTTCAATTGGTATCGGCATGGCCGGCGGCCTCGGTGTGTTGGCCCTTGGTCTCACCGGTGTCCCCATTACTAGGGAAGACATCCCGTTCGACGTCATCGGTATCATCATGACCGTTATTGCCGCCATTGCCGCAATGCAGCGGGCTGGTGGCATGGACTACCTGGTGCACATCGCAGAAAAGTTTCTGCGCAAGAACCCGAAGCGGATTACGTTCTACGCGCCCATCGTTACGTGGTTGATGACGGTGCTGGCCGGTACCGGCCACACTGCGTTTTCCACGCTGCCGGTCATTGTTGAGGTAGCTAAAGAAGGCAAGGTTCGCCCCTCACGCCCGCTTTCCATTGCGGTAGTTGCCTCCCAGATGGCAATTTGTGCCTCGCCTATTTCTGCCGCAGTGGTTCTCCTAGCCAGCCTGTTGGAGCCGGCCGGAGCGGGCTATTTGCAGGTACTGGCGGTCGTCATTCCGGCAACGTTCCTTTCTATTTTCCCAGCTGCGTGGATTGCTAATAAGTTTGGCAAGGAGCTGGAAGATGACCCGGTGTACCAGGAGCGCAAGGCGCAAGGCCTGGTTAAGGAGCCACTTGGCGCTGAAAACTTCCAGCCGCAGAAGGGCGCCAAGGCCTCTGTTCTGGTTTTCCTGGTAGCCATCGTCATCGTGATGGCATGGGCCACGCTGACCTCGGAGCAGGTCGGGCTCATCGCCGAACCAACCCTGCCACGTAATGAGGCCATTATGACGGTTATGCTCACCGCGGCCACCATCATCGTCATGATGACGAAGATCCCGGCGGGGGATGTTCTCAATACCCCGGTATTTAAGTCCGGTATGTCCGCATGTATTTGTGTGCTCGGCGTTGCTTGGTTGGGTACTAGCCTTATTAACCACTACATGGACGATATTCAGTCCATGGCTGGCAGCGTTATTGAGTCCTCGCCGTGGCTGCTCGCGGTGGTCTTGTTCTTCGCCGCAGCGCTGCTGTACTCGCAGGCCGCTACGACCAAGGCCCTGATGCCAGCAGCCCTGGCTCTGGGCGTAAGCCCCCTTACCGCAGTCGCTGCTTTCCCAGCCGTCTCGGCACTATTTATCCTGCCGACCTACCCAACGCTGCTGGCAGCGGTGGAGATGGACGATACCGGCTCGACTCGAATCGGCAAGGCTGTATTCAACCACCCATTCCTTATCCCAGGCACGGTCAGCATCGTGGTTTCTGTCCTCTTGGGCTACGCATTCGGCCTGGTCATCCTTTAA
- the aspA gene encoding aspartate ammonia-lyase, which produces MAKSSKKEEKDTKSAAKDVKKKEADTSTHAAQQKVAEQKAPKNSSKKTRTETDLLGSLEVPADAYYGVHTVRAMENFQISYVTINTIPHFIRGMVQVKKAAAMANRRLHVLPKKKAEAIIWACDQILEEGRCMDQFPLDVFQGGAGTSLNMNTNEVVANLALEYLGEEKGSYDIINPNDDVNMSQSTNDAYPTGFRLGLHAAVDHLIERMDGLRAAFQVKGNEFQDILKMGRTQLQDAVPMTLGDEFKGFANNLNEEQALLRDAQRRLLEINLGATAIGTGVNTPAGYRHQVTAALSEVTGLEMKTARDLIEATSDCGAYVLLHATIKRAAMKLAKICNDLRLLSSGPRAGLAEINLPARQAGSSIMPGKVNPVIPEVVNQTCFKIFGNDHVVTMAAEAGQLQLNVMEPVIGEALFQSIRIMGNAVDALQEKCVTGITANPDVCRAYVENSIGIVTYLNPFIGHHNGDLIAKESLETGKGVKELVLEKGLLDEATLNKVLSVENLMHPEFRGQLFIDED; this is translated from the coding sequence ATGGCAAAGTCCTCTAAGAAAGAAGAAAAGGACACCAAGTCTGCAGCAAAGGACGTGAAGAAGAAGGAAGCTGACACTTCCACTCACGCCGCACAGCAGAAGGTGGCCGAACAAAAGGCACCTAAGAACTCCAGCAAGAAGACTCGCACCGAGACCGACCTTCTTGGCTCTTTGGAAGTTCCCGCTGACGCTTACTACGGTGTGCACACCGTACGCGCCATGGAGAACTTCCAGATCTCTTACGTGACCATCAACACCATCCCGCACTTCATTCGCGGAATGGTCCAGGTCAAGAAGGCGGCCGCCATGGCAAACCGCCGCCTGCACGTACTGCCCAAGAAGAAGGCTGAAGCCATCATCTGGGCCTGCGACCAGATCCTGGAAGAGGGCCGCTGCATGGATCAGTTCCCGCTGGACGTTTTCCAGGGTGGCGCTGGTACCTCGCTGAACATGAACACCAACGAGGTTGTTGCCAACCTCGCGCTGGAGTACCTCGGTGAGGAGAAGGGCTCCTATGACATCATCAACCCGAATGATGATGTGAACATGTCCCAGTCCACCAACGATGCTTACCCGACCGGCTTCCGCTTGGGCCTGCACGCAGCAGTTGATCACCTCATTGAGCGCATGGATGGCCTTCGTGCCGCATTCCAGGTCAAGGGCAATGAGTTCCAGGACATCCTGAAGATGGGTCGTACTCAGCTCCAGGATGCAGTTCCGATGACCTTGGGTGATGAGTTCAAGGGCTTTGCCAATAACCTGAACGAGGAGCAGGCATTGCTGCGCGATGCACAGCGCCGCCTGCTCGAGATCAACTTGGGCGCAACCGCAATCGGCACCGGCGTGAACACCCCGGCCGGCTACCGCCACCAGGTCACCGCAGCTCTGTCTGAGGTCACCGGCCTGGAGATGAAGACCGCCCGCGATCTCATTGAGGCAACCTCTGACTGTGGCGCTTACGTGCTGCTGCACGCCACCATCAAGCGCGCGGCGATGAAGCTCGCCAAGATCTGTAATGACCTGCGCCTGCTGTCTTCCGGCCCACGCGCTGGCCTGGCTGAAATCAACCTGCCTGCCCGTCAGGCCGGCTCCTCCATCATGCCGGGTAAGGTCAACCCGGTTATCCCGGAGGTTGTGAACCAGACCTGCTTCAAGATCTTCGGCAATGACCACGTCGTCACCATGGCCGCTGAGGCTGGCCAGCTGCAGCTCAACGTCATGGAGCCGGTCATCGGCGAGGCACTGTTCCAGTCCATTCGCATCATGGGCAACGCCGTCGATGCCCTGCAGGAAAAGTGCGTCACCGGAATCACCGCCAACCCGGATGTCTGCCGTGCCTACGTGGAAAACTCCATCGGTATCGTCACCTACCTCAACCCGTTCATCGGCCACCACAACGGTGACCTGATTGCCAAGGAGTCCCTGGAGACCGGCAAGGGCGTCAAGGAACTCGTCCTGGAGAAGGGCCTGCTGGATGAAGCAACCTTGAACAAGGTTCTGTCCGTTGAAAACCTCATGCACCCAGAGTTCCGCGGTCAGCTCTTCATCGACGAGGACTAA
- the hisG gene encoding ATP phosphoribosyltransferase → MIKIAVPNKGTLSEAAVEILTEAGYKGRGHSKALNVVDSDNGVEFFFLRPKDIAIYVARGVLDLGITGRDLALDSKANFDEVLPLGFGGSTFRYAAPQGEEWDISQLAGRRIATSYPNLVRASLAAHGIEADVIRLDGAVEISIRLGVADVIADVVSTGTTLRQQGLAPFGEPIIESEAVVIKRTGVEVTEEEQVVLDRIQGILHARTYLMIDYNIAQSNLDAAAGITPGLTGPTVSPLAREDWVAVRAMVPKKQANQVMDRLSQLGAEAILASDLRIARF, encoded by the coding sequence ATGATCAAGATTGCTGTACCGAATAAGGGCACGTTGTCAGAAGCTGCCGTGGAGATCCTTACAGAGGCCGGTTATAAGGGCCGCGGGCATTCCAAGGCGCTCAACGTAGTGGATTCCGATAACGGAGTTGAGTTCTTTTTCCTGCGACCAAAAGACATCGCCATCTATGTTGCCCGCGGCGTCTTAGACCTAGGCATTACGGGCCGGGACTTGGCGCTTGACTCTAAAGCGAACTTTGATGAAGTGCTGCCTTTAGGCTTTGGTGGGTCCACGTTCCGGTACGCAGCCCCGCAGGGGGAGGAGTGGGATATCTCTCAACTAGCTGGGCGGCGGATCGCGACGTCGTACCCCAATCTTGTCCGCGCAAGCCTCGCCGCACATGGGATTGAGGCCGATGTTATTCGATTGGACGGCGCCGTAGAGATCTCCATCCGGCTAGGGGTTGCCGATGTTATTGCTGATGTCGTGTCAACTGGTACTACTTTGCGCCAGCAAGGGTTAGCACCATTCGGGGAGCCGATCATTGAATCCGAGGCGGTAGTCATTAAGCGCACGGGGGTAGAGGTCACTGAGGAAGAGCAGGTAGTGCTCGACCGCATTCAGGGAATTCTGCACGCTCGCACCTATCTGATGATCGACTACAACATCGCTCAATCCAACCTCGATGCAGCCGCTGGTATTACTCCAGGATTGACCGGTCCTACGGTGTCGCCTTTGGCCCGTGAGGACTGGGTGGCAGTGCGAGCGATGGTTCCGAAGAAGCAAGCTAACCAAGTCATGGACCGACTTTCCCAACTTGGAGCGGAAGCAATTTTGGCTTCCGATTTGCGCATCGCCCGCTTTTAG
- a CDS encoding phosphoribosyl-ATP diphosphatase codes for MKNFETLFAELAEKADQRPAGSDTVAALDKGEHFIGKKIIEEAGEVWIAAEYQSDDELAEEMSQLLYWTQVMMLKRGLTPEDLYKYL; via the coding sequence GTGAAGAACTTTGAGACTCTTTTTGCCGAATTAGCCGAGAAGGCCGACCAGCGTCCAGCTGGTTCTGACACCGTTGCCGCGCTAGATAAAGGCGAGCATTTCATCGGTAAAAAGATCATCGAAGAAGCCGGGGAAGTATGGATCGCCGCCGAATATCAGTCCGACGATGAGCTGGCGGAAGAGATGTCCCAGCTGCTTTATTGGACTCAGGTCATGATGCTTAAGCGCGGACTTACCCCTGAAGACCTTTATAAGTACCTCTAG
- a CDS encoding HAD family hydrolase codes for MDGTLTNSEPLWAEATFYLSELLGKRLTPTQRLATVGATFDTTLGICADNAGVTLQPGDSERYRTQMFDYVKGLFARKLEIFPGIPALLQELKADGVPMMVTTNTERNVADAAITALGRQYFVDTICGDEVPAGKPAPDMYREAARRIGADPAECLVFEDSATGMRAAVDAGCAVIGLPEDNQVEIAPEITEISRLRDSRHLAGAKATDVYEWFAKISVRQ; via the coding sequence ATGGATGGCACCCTCACCAATTCGGAGCCCCTCTGGGCGGAGGCAACGTTTTATCTTTCAGAACTGCTGGGCAAACGGCTCACTCCCACCCAGCGCCTGGCTACTGTGGGCGCGACCTTTGATACCACCTTGGGAATCTGCGCGGATAATGCGGGAGTGACGCTGCAACCCGGTGACAGCGAGCGTTACCGCACCCAGATGTTTGACTATGTCAAGGGTCTTTTTGCTCGCAAGTTGGAGATCTTTCCGGGAATTCCTGCCTTGCTCCAGGAGCTGAAAGCGGATGGGGTGCCCATGATGGTCACGACGAATACCGAACGTAATGTTGCCGATGCTGCTATCACTGCGTTGGGGCGGCAGTATTTCGTCGATACTATCTGCGGGGATGAGGTTCCTGCCGGCAAACCAGCACCGGATATGTACCGCGAAGCCGCCCGCCGCATCGGAGCAGATCCCGCAGAGTGCTTAGTTTTCGAAGATTCCGCAACCGGCATGCGCGCCGCAGTCGATGCCGGCTGTGCGGTGATCGGGCTGCCAGAAGATAACCAGGTTGAGATAGCGCCAGAGATCACCGAAATTTCTCGCCTCCGCGATTCGCGGCATCTCGCTGGGGCTAAGGCCACCGACGTATATGAGTGGTTCGCTAAGATTTCGGTGCGGCAATAG
- the mshC gene encoding cysteine--1-D-myo-inosityl 2-amino-2-deoxy-alpha-D-glucopyranoside ligase, with product MHSWPTPSFRPVPGDAAQLRLYDSANQTIAPVEVAGDTATMYVCGITPYDSTHLGHAATYLTFDLIYRAFLDAGKKVHYVQNITDVDDPLFERAERDGVDWRELGTSQIDLFRSDMELLSVFPPQDYIGAMEAVDEVVEMVQKLLDVGAAYVVDDPEHPDIYASIEATERFGYESNYSAEEMRTFFAERGGDPDRPGKKNPLDALIWRAHREGEPAWDSPFGPGRPGWHIECSAIATNRLGSTFDIQGGGSDLKFPHHEFSAAHAEAALNVERMAQFYVHTGMIGLDGVKMSKSLGNLVFVHKLVGAGEDPSAIRLGVFAGHYRDERDWSDEALDAAKRRLAAWREALAQPGSMAGAEGVVAKLRAAIANDLDTPAALAAVDEWAEADRGTDEDGAADLVRTALNSLLGVQA from the coding sequence ATGCATTCTTGGCCAACACCTTCCTTCCGCCCTGTGCCAGGTGATGCGGCACAGCTGCGCTTGTACGATTCCGCGAACCAAACCATCGCTCCCGTAGAGGTCGCAGGGGATACCGCCACCATGTACGTGTGTGGCATCACGCCCTATGACTCCACCCACTTGGGCCATGCCGCCACGTACCTGACCTTTGACCTCATCTACCGTGCATTCCTGGATGCCGGGAAGAAGGTTCACTACGTCCAAAACATCACCGACGTCGATGATCCGCTATTCGAACGTGCTGAACGCGACGGTGTAGATTGGCGTGAGCTCGGCACTTCTCAAATTGATCTCTTCCGTTCCGATATGGAGCTGCTCTCCGTTTTCCCGCCGCAGGACTATATCGGCGCCATGGAAGCCGTCGATGAGGTCGTGGAGATGGTGCAAAAGCTGCTTGATGTCGGGGCGGCCTACGTCGTAGACGACCCTGAGCACCCAGATATCTACGCCTCCATCGAGGCCACCGAGCGCTTTGGTTATGAGTCCAATTACTCTGCCGAAGAGATGCGCACCTTCTTTGCCGAGCGCGGCGGCGACCCCGACCGCCCAGGGAAGAAGAATCCGCTCGACGCACTCATCTGGCGTGCCCACCGCGAGGGCGAGCCGGCATGGGATTCGCCCTTTGGGCCTGGTCGCCCGGGTTGGCATATTGAATGTTCCGCCATCGCTACCAACCGCTTGGGATCAACCTTTGATATCCAGGGTGGCGGCAGCGACCTGAAGTTCCCACATCATGAGTTTTCCGCTGCCCACGCCGAGGCCGCCCTCAACGTTGAGCGCATGGCACAGTTCTACGTGCATACCGGCATGATCGGCCTCGACGGGGTCAAGATGTCTAAGTCCTTGGGCAACCTCGTCTTCGTCCACAAGCTCGTAGGAGCGGGTGAAGATCCCTCCGCTATCCGCTTGGGCGTCTTCGCAGGCCATTACCGCGACGAGCGCGACTGGTCCGACGAGGCGCTCGACGCCGCTAAGCGCCGCCTCGCCGCATGGCGGGAGGCCCTGGCGCAGCCGGGAAGCATGGCAGGAGCCGAAGGGGTCGTCGCCAAGCTGCGTGCCGCAATCGCGAACGACCTTGATACCCCGGCCGCGCTCGCTGCCGTGGATGAGTGGGCAGAGGCCGACCGTGGCACGGACGAGGACGGCGCGGCCGATTTGGTTCGCACCGCACTAAATTCGCTCCTCGGCGTGCAGGCTTAG
- a CDS encoding undecaprenyl-diphosphate phosphatase, which produces MISNTATDAVSWAQVIVLSIVQGLTEFLPVSSSGHLRIVSELFWGNDAGASFTAVIQLGTELAVLVYFAPMIWQILSGWFRGWTDKASRGQDWRMGWMVIVGSIPIGIIGFAFEDAIRGALRNLWITAAMLILFSFVFIAAEKVGKKERGFDQLTMKDAIIMGLCQCLALIPGVSRSGGTISGGLFLGLDREVATRFSFLLAIPAVLASGLFSLPDAFSPESGQAASGLQLLVGTGIAFVLGYASIAWLLKFVGNHSFSWFAAYRIPVGVLVMILLALGVLQPL; this is translated from the coding sequence GTGATTTCTAATACCGCAACTGACGCTGTTTCTTGGGCGCAGGTCATTGTTTTGTCCATCGTGCAGGGGCTTACCGAGTTTCTTCCGGTAAGTTCCTCCGGTCACCTGCGCATTGTTTCCGAGCTTTTTTGGGGCAACGACGCCGGCGCGTCCTTCACCGCAGTTATCCAGCTGGGCACGGAGCTGGCTGTGTTGGTCTATTTCGCCCCAATGATTTGGCAGATTCTCTCCGGCTGGTTCCGTGGCTGGACCGATAAAGCCTCTCGTGGCCAGGACTGGCGCATGGGGTGGATGGTCATCGTGGGTTCCATTCCCATCGGCATCATCGGCTTCGCATTCGAGGACGCTATCCGCGGCGCCCTGCGCAACCTGTGGATCACCGCCGCTATGCTCATCCTCTTTTCCTTCGTCTTCATCGCCGCAGAAAAAGTGGGCAAGAAGGAACGCGGTTTTGACCAGTTGACCATGAAAGACGCCATTATTATGGGCCTGTGCCAATGCTTGGCGCTCATTCCGGGCGTTTCCCGCTCCGGCGGCACCATTTCCGGTGGTCTATTCCTGGGGCTGGACCGCGAGGTGGCCACTCGCTTTAGCTTCTTGCTCGCCATTCCAGCCGTGCTGGCTTCGGGCCTTTTCTCGCTTCCCGACGCCTTTTCTCCCGAATCAGGCCAAGCCGCCTCCGGCCTGCAGCTTCTGGTCGGCACTGGCATCGCCTTTGTACTGGGCTACGCCTCCATTGCGTGGCTGCTGAAGTTTGTGGGTAACCACTCCTTCTCTTGGTTTGCCGCTTACCGCATCCCGGTCGGCGTGCTCGTCATGATCCTCCTGGCATTGGGAGTCCTGCAGCCGCTCTAA